In Ornithinibacter aureus, the genomic stretch TCGTCTCCGGGCTGCTGCTGTCCTCGGCCCGCTTCGACGAGGGCGTCACCGTGCACCACGACGGCAAGGCCCTGCCGAGCCTGCCGCACATCGAGATGACGGTCGAGACGTTGCGCGACGCCGGGGTCGTCGTCGACGACGGCGAGGTGCACACCTGGCGGGTCGAGCCCAGTGAGATCAACGCGCTCGACGTCCAGGTCGAGCCCGACCTGTCGAACGCGGCCCAGTTCCTCGCGGCGGCCCTCGTCACCGGCGGCCGGGTCCACGTGCCCGGCTGGCCGCAGTACACGACCCAGGGTGGCGACTTCCTGCGTGACGTCCTCGACATGATGGGGGCCGAGGTCGTGCTCGACCGGGGCGGCCTGACCGTCACGGCAGGCGACGGGATCGCCGGCATCGACGTCGACCTGCACGACTCGAGCGAGCTGACCCCGGTGGTGGCGGCGCTGTGTGCGCTGGCGCAGGCGCCGAGCGTCATCCGCGGTGTCGCGCACATCCGGGGCCACGAGACCGACCGGCTCGCGGCGCTGCGCACCGAGCTGACCGCGCTCGGAGCGCAGGTCGTCGAGACCGAGGACGGGCTGAGGATCACCCCGGCTCCGCTGCGCGCAGGCCGGTTCCACACCTACGCCGACCACCGCATGGTGATGGCCGGGGCCGTGCTCGGGCTCGTCGTGCCGGGTGTCGTCGTCGAGGACGTCGGCACCGTCGCGAAGACGATGCCCGAGTTCACGACGCTGTGGGAGTGCATGCTGTCCGAGCGGGCCACGGCGGAGCGGTGATGGCGCGCTCCTCGCGGGACTACGACGAGTCCGACGTGCGGATTCGCCCCAACCGCAGGGGCTCACGACCGCGCAGCAAGGACCGCCCGGCCCACGAGGACGCCGTGCCCGGTCAGGTCATCACCGTCGACCGTGGCCGCTACACCACGCTCGTCGGCGACGGCAGCGATCGGCACGTCGTCATGGCCATGCGCGCGCGGGAACTCGGCCGCAAGGGCATCGTCGTCGGCGACCGCGTCGACGTCGTCGGCGACACCAGCGGGGCTGAGGGCAGCCTCGCCCGGATCGTGCGGGTCCAGCCCCGCGAGACCGTCCTGCGCCGTACGGCTGACGACACCGACCCCGTCGAGCGGGTGCTCGTCGCCAACGCCGACCAGCTCGTCGTCGTCTCCGCGCTGGCCAACCCGGAGCCGAGGCCCCGCCTCATCGATCGTTGCCTCGTCGCCGCCTACGACGCCGGCATGGAGCCACTTCTCGTCCTCACCAAGGCGGACCTGACCGATCCGGGCCCCTTCCTGGACCAGTACGCACCGCTGTCGGTGCGGCACGTCGTCACCGCCCGCCGCGACGTCGGCACCGACGGTCTCGACGCGCTGCGTGAGGCGTTGTCGGGGCGGGTCAGCGTGCTCGTCGGTCACTCCGGCGTCGGCAAGTCCACGCTCGTCAACGCGCTCGTGCCGCAGGCCCTGCGGGCGACAGGTGTGGTCAACGACGTGACCGGTCGAGGGCGGCACACCTCCTCCTCGGCCGTCGCGCTCGCGCTACCCGACGACGACGGGTGGGTCATCGACACGCCCGGGGTGCGTTCCTTCGGGTTGGCCCACGTCGACCTGAGCCGCATCGTGCACCACTTCGCCGACCTCGAGCCGGGCACGGCCAGGTGCCCGCGGGGGTGCACCCACGACGAGCCCGAGTGCGGCCTCGACGCCTGGGTCGCCAGCGGGGATGCCGGGCCGGCCGGTGCCGCGCGGCTGGACTCGCTGCGCCGGTTGCTGCGGGCCCGTTCAGCCCCCACCACCGACTGACAACCCCGACTTCTAGCACCCCAGCCACCAGCCACCAGCCACCAGCCACCAGCCACGACACACTCCCGACTTCGTGCGACTTAAGTGCGCAGATCGCGCTCTCCGCGGCGCATCCGCGCGCACAAGTCGCACGAAGTCGGGTGCCTGGGGGTTAGGCGGTCGGAGGGCGGTGGTCCCCGCGCTGCTCGTCGATGAGGCGAGTGGTGTCCTGCGGGGCATACGCCTGGTCACCCGAGGACGCCTCGGACCGATCGATCATCTGCTGGAGATCGGCCGGTGCGTCACCGGCGATGTCGGTGTCGTGCACGTCGGTGGACGCGAACCGCTCGTCGGGCACGACGCCAGAGACGTCGACGGTCTCGACGATGACCCGCGGCTCGGCGAAGTGACACGCGGAATGATGCACCCCGACCCCGTCCGGGCGCTGCTCGAGCTGAGGTTCCTCGGTCCTGCAGCGGTCCTGGGCCTTCCAGCAGCGGGTGTGGAAACGGCATCCGGACGGGGGGTTCGCCGGCGACGGCACGTCGCCGACGAGCACGATCTGCTCGCGCTTGCCGCGCAGGGTCGGATCGGGAACCGGCACCGCGGAGAGCAGTGCTTGGGTGTACGGGTGAGTCGGACGGGTGTAGACCTCGTCCTCCTCGCCGAGCTCTGCCATCCGGCCGAGGTACATGACGCCGACCCGGTCCGAGATGTGCCGCACCACCGACAGGTCGTGGGCGATGAACACATAGGCCAGGCCGAGCTCGTCCTGGAGCTTCTCCATGAGGTTGACGACCTGCGCCTGCACCGAGACGTCGAGAGCCGAGACCGGTTCGTCGCAGACGAGCACCTTGGGGTTGAGCGCGATGCCTCGGG encodes the following:
- the aroA gene encoding 3-phosphoshikimate 1-carboxyvinyltransferase; the protein is MPSADWAAPSADGPVDARVVLPGSKSLTNRYLVLAALANDASRLRAPLRSRDTLLMAGALRTLGAEIEDVPGGDWIVTPGPVRGGGQVDCGLAGNVMRFVPPLAGLASGPVRFDGDPHARQRPMAPVIGALRALGVDLDDGGTGSLPFTVNGRGRVPGGSVTLDASASSQFVSGLLLSSARFDEGVTVHHDGKALPSLPHIEMTVETLRDAGVVVDDGEVHTWRVEPSEINALDVQVEPDLSNAAQFLAAALVTGGRVHVPGWPQYTTQGGDFLRDVLDMMGAEVVLDRGGLTVTAGDGIAGIDVDLHDSSELTPVVAALCALAQAPSVIRGVAHIRGHETDRLAALRTELTALGAQVVETEDGLRITPAPLRAGRFHTYADHRMVMAGAVLGLVVPGVVVEDVGTVAKTMPEFTTLWECMLSERATAER
- the rsgA gene encoding ribosome small subunit-dependent GTPase A, producing MARSSRDYDESDVRIRPNRRGSRPRSKDRPAHEDAVPGQVITVDRGRYTTLVGDGSDRHVVMAMRARELGRKGIVVGDRVDVVGDTSGAEGSLARIVRVQPRETVLRRTADDTDPVERVLVANADQLVVVSALANPEPRPRLIDRCLVAAYDAGMEPLLVLTKADLTDPGPFLDQYAPLSVRHVVTARRDVGTDGLDALREALSGRVSVLVGHSGVGKSTLVNALVPQALRATGVVNDVTGRGRHTSSSAVALALPDDDGWVIDTPGVRSFGLAHVDLSRIVHHFADLEPGTARCPRGCTHDEPECGLDAWVASGDAGPAGAARLDSLRRLLRARSAPTTD
- a CDS encoding ABC transporter ATP-binding protein, with the translated sequence MPEVILSAQDLVKHYPIKKGVLRRTVGQVKAVDGVSFDLHQGETLGIVGESGCGKSTLGRLLMRLEEPTSGKVIFGGDDWSAATGRDLRRMRRDIQIVFQDPYTSLNPRMTVGDIVGEPFEIHPDVVPKGGRRKRVQELLDLVGLNPEHINRYPHQFSGGQRQRIGIARGIALNPKVLVCDEPVSALDVSVQAQVVNLMEKLQDELGLAYVFIAHDLSVVRHISDRVGVMYLGRMAELGEEDEVYTRPTHPYTQALLSAVPVPDPTLRGKREQIVLVGDVPSPANPPSGCRFHTRCWKAQDRCRTEEPQLEQRPDGVGVHHSACHFAEPRVIVETVDVSGVVPDERFASTDVHDTDIAGDAPADLQQMIDRSEASSGDQAYAPQDTTRLIDEQRGDHRPPTA